One window of Oryza brachyantha chromosome 12, ObraRS2, whole genome shotgun sequence genomic DNA carries:
- the LOC102710931 gene encoding uncharacterized protein LOC102710931 isoform X2 codes for MEPEAGSAPNGCTSTVKESEEQHNLEDCDNDGSCISGIKLISSMVVKKKRGRRAPPSSRRLSGNRVFSNEDAVDNCNHAKESQAGNSSDVALSPSSRKPEDQGQSANPKNLFEKATEMITESPTGCKKSFWEEKESDNKRGRQATLRAKHGGLDIETTGKGVSASEACENASTPEDTSAEFAAARSVNPEDNSVDPMDNVSDAHVITTSSEDKSSEEVEDVKVCDICGDVGEEERLAVCTRCNDGAEHIYCMKVMMEEVPEGEWLCEECKNELEFDKEKKKLEKSQLKVGASKGQFFERKPDKIANASSNSYDDEASESFQGKNSKLDTALKNKSSENGVKDEDGDNKELNSTNQCNNITMKRKDEGAEIISSIRQSIPERCGLSMGVEPRKRLPLSRESSFRLDVVKGKQSTTQVPTSLAFDAAKNLGPPLRGQFSKSTSFNNSKVPKVKQLVNEVPPKPNNLKDHLSYLAKKEGPVGILAKSPFFKKPKSCESGNKAKSSLLPLNEESKVMNPPVSHNVTSDRVTSILGCPSVTASMTNQASSKEESKAQHLATGNNMGDSNNLSITHGQGGRCSLGYSEVNKQPLAKAPGSKIVSSAEKSSSILGSGVQRKVIQNTDPAHQDDKANDPTSLRPGAISSNLTMRCQRCNEAGHYTQFCSVDKISLSAVKPVGERNMKDSSAKRNKTSEATNMISADKAAFRSVDQSENILKWGPCHNPTYRPKDPLSTSFGHVKKPSQLYGRTGEQDIRNTSNSRGSTDCSKLKPNECQPVSVMAGRFVYDSFTMPDSLVDKSNQVLIPGYGSKVSTVPELDFIWQGGFELRRTGRSPELCDGFQAHLSCSASPKVLEVAKKFPSKVQLEELPRLNSWPRQFQENGPSYENIGLFFFARDTDSYENHYSKLVENMLKNDLALRGTIETAELLIFPSNILSKNFQRWNMFYFLWGVFRVRKKGQMNIPPGVTLSTCKPNLNMDVDQSISILTSDHSLSEGQNNGDKSDHDLVKSVPCEDYQCPQTTGNPCADNQCPQTTGTDPQGCSNGENISNQPLRRNESKDHCHVSITASSSTNNSTQLATEQQKFSCSEDQDTKDSSNSNACEPMLDVNTVPLACSISSVCEKGKGIRAIDLNDADNLVDVDISTCEVNSGTVDPVSHITATPHKRSVEVANWVDEVNGKLEQKKIKLDYIGSANSSLSENTSDGRLSSKVHPLVSSSFDDSVDQSLAGSSKCNGKRIFSLDLNAMDDPVTGNVVNLSSDDEGMPERDVPDLELELGDNKFPRNTMFSFLPPKAGENQNKEHSLPTDTPGSLSLSLAFPASREHAGKLQPELQRQLPEMSSRNKISSIWDRQ; via the exons ATGGAGCCAGAAGCAGGCAGTGCGCCTAATGGTTGTACATCCACAGTAAAGGAATCAGAAGAGCAGCACAATTTGGAAGATTGTGATAATGATGGCTCATGTATTTCTGGGATTAAACTTATTTCTAGTATGgttgtaaagaaaaaaagggggagaagAGCACCTCCATCTTCTAGAAGGTTAAGCGGTAATAGAGTTTTTAGCAATGAAGATGCTGTTGATAATTGCAACCATGCTAAAGAAAGCCAGGCTG GTAATTCTTCTGATGTGGCGTTGTCGCCATCAAGTAGGAAGCCAGAAGATCAAGGTCAGTCAGCAAACCCCAAAAATTTGTTTGAGAAAGCGACAGAGATGATTACTGAAAGCCCAACTGGTTGCAAGAAATCCTTttgggaagaaaaggaaagtgaTAATAAAAGAGGCAGGCAAGCTACACTTCGTGCGAAACATGGTGGGCTTGATATTGAAACAACAGGCAAGGGTGTCTCTGCAAGTGAAGCTTGTGAAAATGCCAGTACACCGGAAGATACTTCCGCTGAGTTTGCAGCAGCAAGGAGTGTTAATCCTGAGGATAATTCTGTAGATCCTATGGATAAT GTGTCTGATGCACATGTGATTACCACATCTTCTGAGGACAAGAGTTCCGAAGAAGTTGAGGAC GTGAAAGTGTGCGACATTTGTGGGGATGTTGGTGAGGAGGAGAGGCTTGCTGTTTGCACTAGATGCAATGATGGTGCTGAGCATAT TTATTGTATGAAGGTAATGATGGAAGAGGTTCCAGAAGGTGAATGGTTGTGTGAAGAGTGCAAAAATGAATTGGAATTTgataaggagaaaaagaaactagAAAAATCTCAGCTGAAGGTTGGTGCTTCAAAAGGCCAGTTCTTTGAAAGGAAACCCGATAAAATTGCTAATGCATCAAGCAATTCTTATGACGATGAAGCCTCAGAATCCTTTCAAGGGAAAAATAGTAAACTTGACACTGCTTTGAAGAACAAAAGTTCTGAAAATGGAGTGAAGGATGAAGATGGAGATAATAAAGAGTTGAATTCAACAAATCAATGCAATAATATCACTATGAAGAGGAAGGATGAAGGTGCAGAGATCATTTCCTCGATCAGACAAAGTATTCCTGAACGTTGTGGTTTATCCATGGGAGTTGAGCCCAGAAAAAGATTGCCGTTGTCGCGTGAGAGTTCATTTAGGTTAGATGTGGTGAAGGGAAAGCAATCCACTACCCAAGTGCCAACTTCATTGGCATTTGATGCTGCCAAGAATCTGGGACCACCACTTCGTG GTCAATTTTCCAAGTCCACTTCTTTCAACAACTCAAAGGTCCCCAAGGTGAAACAGCTAGTAAATGAAGTTCCACCGAAGCCCAACAATTTGAAGGACCATTTATCCTATCTTGCGAAAAAGGAGGGGCCAGTGGGCATACTTGCTAAGTCGCCATTTTTTAAGAAGCCAAAATCTTGCGAGTCAGGAAATAAGGCAAAGTCTTCGCTGTTACCACTTAATGAGGAGTCAAAAGTCATGAATCCACCAGTGAGCCATAATGTAACAAGTGATAGAGTCACTTCTATATTAGGGTGTCCATCTGTTACTGCATCGATGACTAACCAAGCTTCGTCTAAAGAAGAATCCAAAGCTCAGCATCTCGCTACAGGCAATAACATGGGTGACTCAAATAATTTAAGCATTACTCATGGACAAGGTGGACGATGCTCTCTTG gaTACTCTGAGGTAAATAAGCAGCCTCTAGCAAAAGCTCCTGGAAGTAAAATTGTAAGTAGTGCTGAGAAATCCTCCAGTATTCTTGGCTCTGGGGTCCAGAGAAAAGTAATTCAGAACACAGATCCTGCACACCAGGATGATAAAGCAAATGATCCAACAAGCTTGAGACCTGGTGCTATTAGTAGCAATCTCACGATGCGTTGTCAACGATGTAATGAAGCAGGTCATTATACACAGTTCTGTTCTGTCGACAAAATTAGCTTGTCTGCAGTAAAACCTGTAGGTGAACGGAACATGAAGGATTCTTCTGCTAAAAGGAATAAAACATCTGAAGCTACTAATATGATATCTGCTGACAAAGCTGCTTTCAGATCAGTGGATCAATCTGAGAACATCCTAAAATGGGGTCCTTGTCACAACCCAACCTATAGGCCTAAGGATCCTTTGTCCACCTCATTTGGTCATGTGAAGAAGCCCTCCCAATTGTATGGGCGAACTGGTGAGCAGGATATAAGAAACACGTCGAACAGTAGAGGTTCCACAGATTGTAGCAAGTTGAAACCCAATGAGTGTCAGCCTGTATCAGTCATGGCAGGAAGATTTGTTTATGACAGCTTTACTATGCCAGATTCTCTGGTGGACAAATCTAATCAAGTCTTAATACCTGGTTATGGATCAAAAGTTTCAACTGTTCCAGAGTTGGATTTTATATGGCA AGGTGGTTTTGAGCTTCGGAGGACTGGAAGATCACCTGAGCTCTGTGATGGTTTTCAAGCCCACTTATCATGTTCTGCTTCACCAAAAGTTCTGGAAGTAGCAAAGAAATTCCCTTCAAAAGTCCAGCTGGAGGAACTTCCTCGTCTGAATTCATGGCCAAGACAATTTCAGGAAAATGGTCCTTCGTATGAGAATATTGgtcttttcttctttgctAGAGATACTGATAG CTACGAAAATCATTACAGTAAATTAGTTGAAAATATGCTGAAGAATGACTTGGCTCTCAGAGGAACCATTGAAACAGCTGAGTTGCTTATATTCCCTTCCAATATCCTGTCAAAGAATTTCCAAA GATGGAACATGTTCTATTTTCTTTGGGGTGTATTCAGAGTAAGAAAAAAAGGCCAGATGAACATTCCACCTGGTGTGACACTCAGTACTTGTAAGCCCAATCTGAATATGGATGTGGATCAAAGCATCTCTATCTTGACATCTGATCATTCATTGTCCGAAGGTCAGAATAATGGTGATAAATCAGATCATGATTTGGTGAAGTCGGTTCCTTGTGAAGACTACCAATGTCCTCAGACTACAGGAAATCCTTGTGCAGACAACCAATGTCCCCAGACTACAGGAACCGATCCTCAGGGGTGTTCAAATGGAGAGAACATCTCAAATCAGCCTTTGAGAAGAAATGAATCGAAAGATCACTGTCATGTTTCAATTACAGCCAGCAGTTCAACAAATAACAGCACTCAGCTGGCAACTGAACAACAG AAATTTTCTTGCTCAGAAGACCAAGACACAAAGGATTCCTCCAACAGTAATGCTTGTGAACCAATGCTTGATGTTAATACAGTGCCACTTGCTTGTTCTATTTCCTCAGTATGTGAGAAAG GAAAGGGCATCAGAGCTATCGACCTCAATGATGCTGATAACCTTGTGGATGTAGATATTAGTACTTGTGAGGTGAATTCTGGTACAGTGGATCCAGTTTCGCACATCACAGCTACTCCACACAAAAGAAGTGTTGAGGTGGCAAACTGGGTTGATGAAGTTAATGGAAAACTAGAGcagaagaaaattaaattggaTTATATTGGGTCGGCAAATTCTAGTTTAAGTGAGAATACCAGTGATGGAAGGCTGTCATCCAAGGTGCACCCCCTTGTATCTTCCTCCTTCGATGATTCAGTTGACCAGTCATTGGCAGGAAGCTCAAAGTGTAACGGAAAGCGCATATTTTCGCTTGATCTAAACGCAATGGATGATCCAGTGACTGGAAACGTTGTAAATCTGTCATCAGATGATGAGGGCATGCCTGAGCGTGATGTGCCAGATCTTGAGCTAGAACTTGGGGACAACAAATTTCCCAGAAATACCATGTTTTCGTTTCTTCCCCCTAAGGCTGGAGAAAATCAGAACAAGGAACATTCATTGCCTACCGATACGCCAggttccctctccctctctcttgcCTTTCCAGCATCTAGGGAACATGCTGGTAAGTTGCAACCAGAGCTACAGAGACAGCTGCCTGAGATGAGCAGCCGGAATAAGATATCTTCTATTTGGGACCGACAATGA